tatgtaaatacatCCTTAACCGCAGTGAATGGAGTCAACAGAACAAAATTCTCGTACGgttagtaaacaaatatttatcatcaaaGTCGGCTCATTAGATATCCATACGAGTATAAGCTAATTTATAGATGAGCCCGATAACGAAGTCAATCAGCCTTCACCAAGTTACCATAGATGGTGGGCTGCGCGGTACATCTTTGCGGCTCAGTTCAGTGGATAAGTCACAGCCTCTTCCTGGTAGCCGTTCCGTTTCTGAATTCTACAAACGAGCATTATATACAAAGCAGGGAGGCCAATTGAACGGCCTACGTCTCAGGCGTCTAATGTAGCAAGACACGACTGTCCTATTGTGTTTATTTCCTTGTACGGTTTTTGATATCATTAACATAAATAGTGTACTGCGTCAGACGCTCACATTCGATACACGTATTTCCGTTGGCGTGTTCAGGTCAAGCTTGCGTTGCTCAGTAACGATTTGCGGATTGTAGCGCTAATTTGCTTCTGAACGCGTGCACTACGTGCGTCAACGAGTATAGGCCAAGAGTATTACCAATCGGTAACTATTTCTTCTATTCGAGTAGAAAGCTTCAGTTACATCTATAAACCCGATCATCATTTCTTTAATGCGTTTATATTATTGCCACTTAACACAGTTTTGTTATTTGCAACTATTTCTGTTGACCGTTAACTGAAAGgcaataaaaacttaacaatttaCCTAACTCTGTGACCTACTGTTCGACATTTTTCGAAGAAAACTATTCGATTTGTTTCGGATAGAATTGAGCTTTAGAACGACTTTTACAAGTTAGACAATTATTCGTCATCGTATTTATGTTATCATGTACATATGTTTGTTTACCAAATAGCAGCAATAAATTCCACGACTTCACGCCATCATCTGGGAATTCTTAACTAGGGTTGGGGTTAGGCAGCGATTAGAGAATTAAATGCAGGATTTTACGTAGTCAAGCTTAGTTCGACACGTGTACCGTTGGATACAAATCGTCGTATCTCCATTGAGGCGAgcaggcggcgcgggcgcacccCGGGCGGCGCGCATCGCGATCGTCGACAGTCACGACATTTGGCAAATATTCCCCGGACGTGGCGGGCAGAGTGCCGCGCGGTGTGGGAGCGGCCTGCCCTATCGCTTCCTACTTCCACGATACAATAACCGATAAGGCACATATTGTTTCCCCTTCTAGTCTTTTCCgaacttaaataattatccTCGATAATGGCAAGGCCTCTCGAacattagcaaaaaaaaacctttctgTTTCAAGATTGTGCCCGCAAAACCCACtcattacaaatatttacttgtcCTACAAATACAAGTAAGTGCGCAGAAAGCTAAGTGATCAAACACAGCGCCAATGAGGTCGTTGTACTTTGTTTGTACAAATAGATGTTTGCCAAATCgttatagtaattaaataaatgatggcggatgttctttttttctgtAGTCACGCTTCAGATCAAAAAAATTAAGGGTATACATTAGAAGCAATCGAAATTATTGACTATCAATAAATTAcacattctattttttattggttCGACCACCAAAGACGTTTTTAATGTACGACTATTACAAAATAGACACGGCTGCGTTACTTATGGCTATGATTAGGACATTccgataatttaatattagaaaacGTATACCTACGTATCAAaagatataacaaaataatctagttattacttgatatattttttctttaacatcgGATGTAAACCTATAGTATGAGGTCGAAGATAATCACGTTCCttcaaaaaaaaggaaaatgaaaagttatgggaataaataagaaattttgATTGTATGACCACATGTAGTGTATGTTACAGTTGAACAAATTGCAGGTAGTGAGTGTAATTATGACGCGATGAGGCAGACGCATCCGAGCAACCGTACGGTTAAATGAACAACAGCTACCGGTAGCGGGACATTCGCAATCATCTCAAAAGATAGATAgctacaaaattaatatctcCTTGACGTGTACACCGTTAAACGCGATAAAGACAAtctccattaaataaatttcataagtaTCAGTTTCCTTAAGCTGTAATAAATAGGTTCCCTAACTACCTAAGGGGAACGAAACAGAAAGTTCTCATGGTGCGCACAACAAAGAAATGCGCTCATCTTATGTGAAAATCGCATAGGTTAACGAAAGGGTCATCTGATCGGGTTCGATTGTACATCAAGAGAAAATATTGAGTTAGATGAACAAGATAATATTATACGGGTGGTCACTAAACACAGACTTACATTATACATTGAAACGTCACAGTTTTATACTGGTACAATGTTAATGAACGCGGCTTCCTATCAATTATGCAAAAGTGTATCGAAGAcctacattatttattcaagtaaaattGAAGTAAACTCGTGGAAAACAAGTATAATATGACACAGTTagaatgtaagaaaataatggaatatttagTCATGCTATTTTTATTGGATTGCATTATGTGAAATTAATTCAGCGGATGAGCTCATATCGTAGTTAGACTCCAGAGATATGCAAACAAAAGACCGCATTGAATATGAAGTTATTATGACGACTCGTTTAGACATCGAAAGTAAGAGTAACTTTGCTAACTTTGTTGCTGAATCGTTTAATTGAGTGAGAACTGTTGTCACGAACTTAACAAACAAGCTTATTGGTGATTTTTTTGCCGTTTCTGTAACACATTTGGGACTGacatttactataaaatttgtatttattgttttggaCAAATTTCTAGAAACCTTTATGTCTTGTTTACACCATTTTGTTATATGTTAATGTTGTTAATTAAgttcaataaaactaatttaccaTATCACGCTGTTAGAGTGCAGTGTGAATCATGCGCTACATAAAACCTGTCTTAAGAGTACCTTGTCTCGAGAAATAGAAACTTGGCTTCAAGTCATCGTGTCAACAATGAATTAATCGTTAAGAAGCCTAATTGAAATTGATAATTACCATATTCATCATTATACATAATTGACAATTAAACGGTGCAAGTGAAATAGCATCGTTCGCACTATGCATGCGGTTAACTACTTGGGAAAATTCACACAGTAAAAAAGCTTACAAAAACGTAGAGCTGCTGTTAAACCGCGTGAAACATTGTTGCAGATCGGCGAACTACAACAATAAAACTGGGGAGTGCGTGCTATCAAACATGGACCGTATCACATTGGCGGGAACCAGCTTTTTCCAACCGAACGAAGGTATGGTCCAATAGAATTTTTTCCGTCTTTTTTCATGTGGTTTAAATACGTATAATCTGCAATGTCATTATGTTCTCCTCAGATACCGATTACTTAGAAAATAACTGCGTGGAGGAACCCACTAAGCTTTGCGAGTTCAAGAAAATGGGTGGTCGTATTTTGAAGACTGTGGACTCTGTATATCAAGATGTTCAGACTGTGGAGGAGTGTCGTGAACTTTGCTTAAACTCTCCCTTCCGTTGCCACTCTTACGATCACGGTGATACCGGTGACCATGTTTGCCGTTTGTCTCATCACTCCAGAGCTACACTTGCTGATATTCAGGTACGGATCATGggatcattaaataaattccatttaaaatatgaGTCGTAAGACAATGAGTAACATTAACTTTTTCTTGTAGGATCCTTACTTGGAAGTACCTGAAGCCGCTACCTATGAATTGTCTTCTTGTTACAACGTGTCCATTGACTGCCGTGCTGGAGACATGGTTGCTAAAATTCAAACATCGAAATTGTTTGACGGCAAAATTTACGCTAAGGGCAGCCCCAACTCTTGTGTCTTTGATGTTAAGCAGAGTCTCGAATTCGAGCTGCACATGGGATATAACAATCTCGAGTGCAATGTTAAACAAAACGGACTTGGCAGGTAAGGATTGTTCATGATCGCCCATGACCAAAATTCTTCCTGACGAAATTAATGTATAATGATGATTTATATGTGATATCGTTTTTTCTAGATATTTGAATGATGTCGTCATTCAGCATCACGATACCATAGTTACTTCTTCCGATCTTGGTTTGGCTGTGACTTGCCAGTACGATTTGACGAACAAGACTGTTGCCAACGAAGTTGACCTGGGTATCCACGGAGACATCAAGACTGGTATCTCAGAGGAGGTGATTGTCGACTCTCCCAACGTAGCCATGAGGATTACAGACAGGAATGGAGACGATACCATTGTATCTGCTGAAGTCGGAGATCCCTTGGTAAATTCAGTTTTATCTCTtcttatatgtaattatttttctatcagaaacaaaaaataataaaactacttttttgtttaggctCTGCGATTCGAGATTATGGACCCCAACTCACCATTCGAAATCTTTGTACGAGAGCTTGTTGCCATGGATGGCGTGGACTCCAGCGAGATCACCCTCATCGACAGCCATGGTTGTCCTACCGAACACTTCATCATGGGACCTTTGTTCAAATCAGCTAACAGTGGAAAGGTAAGAGAGAATAAGcctttttaacaaacattaaatgaaCACGATCATATAGTTATTAAGTGTATTCGTCATACTCTGGATATACTCTGGATTTGAATCATTTATTAGTTGGCTAATTGTCTTGCCTAATTGCATACGGTAATATTAATCACAATggttttttaacaaaaagtaaGTCTTAAACAACGGTACTAATCAGGTCTTCATATCATATTCATTTGATATGGACGTCCATTGTGTTGTATGACATGTTACACTTTTTATGAAGAGTTATAATTAGTATATCAGATAAAGATACATTATTCACTCTAATGAAGTAGTACCCCTTCATTAATGGCATGTCGTTGTCATGCAGTAGTTTTATTGTAGTGGACGGCGGCAACAAAAAAGTCTTTGATACGTGTAGAGCTCGACCGATACGAGATAATTAATGAAGTTTCTTTTATCGTTACAGATGCTGTTATCCAACTTCGATGCCTTCAAGTTCCCATCTTCGGAAGTCGTTCAGTTCCGTGCCCTGGTAACACCCTGTATGCCTACATGTGAACCGGTACAGTGCGACGGCGGCCCGAACGATCTCCGCTCCGTCATGTCTTACGGACGTAGGAAGAGGCGTTCGACCCCTGCAGCGCCCACCGACGACATGCTCCTGGTGCAAACTATCCAGATCACTGACAAATTCGGTTTTGACAAACAACGGGCTAAGAATGTCACTGAAGACTCTGTATACGTCAGGGAGACCGAAGTCACATGCGTGAACGCAGCGGGAGCCATGCTTGCGGCGGCTGCTTTCTTAGCAGCGCAACTAGTCGTTCTGGCAGCGTGGACCTGCAGTTGGCAGCGACGACGTGCCGCAGCTAAGGCCGCTGAACTGCTTCCAGGACCTAACGCGCCGTCCGCTCTTTGCAAAGTCTATGATGCCAGTTTTTCTCGTGCGCACCAGAGGCACTTCTAAGTAACAGTAGGCGTGTCGACGTGATCAGCGTCCGCAATAGTAGTATATTTCGTTAGTTTAAAAACCCCCGTCGAGTTCTGGCTTGTGAAGACGACAAATCCGCAGGGCGTCACGTCTTCCATAGAGCGCAGGACAGCGATAGCGGTTATTTAATGGTTAGTGTCCGAACGCTTCCACAGCACACTGCACGCATGGGCGAGGTGGCGAGGTGGTGCGGGGGCGCGCGACACAGAGGCGGGGACGACCACAAGAGCGTGCGCGAATGTGGACGGATGCGAGTGCGGCGCGCAGTGTGACCGTTGTTGAGTGTGTCTGGTGTATGAGATCGCTCGCTTGTCCCCGTCTCCGGCGTCGTCGGCGGGACCGCGGCCGTGAGTCGTTATCAAGATCACGTCGCTCATTCGTTCACTTTACGCTCGGACATCCATTCGAGGACGTCCGATTACGTATtgtaccatatttttttaaaagtagCATAAGCctgattttaatgatatgtAGTGATAAGTAAAAAGTAACATTTCAGTACCTTTTAAGTAGATAACCGAACGTGCGACCTAAGTCAAGAGACGATGGATTGACGGCCGTCCCGAcatcgtaatttatttaatttagcatagtttcttttttacgtaatttatgattgaatttaatactatttaataaaattttaatataaatgaaatacctACCTAAACAAACGAAAGCTTACGACTTACACTATGTGCTATCCCATGTAAactgaaagtattttattatgatatctACTAGTGCCTTAATAATGAGATGTCAATGTAACgaaatgttgttattattttaataacattttacctTGTTTCATCCGTCCAAATTgtcattacttaaaataaattttccaaaataCTACCTGGTTTTATTTTACACCTATTTATAGGAACCTTATCGCCAGATTCAGAAACAGAGCAAAAGCAAAAACTTTCAATCTTAAACAGAAATTACTTTTAAGAGAACAAAGATGACCtcctattaaaaaaagactgaTTCAGGTTTATAAACACCAACACTGGCATataaaaaaacgcaaaaaaagcGATGTACGTGTTTTCGGCCAGTTACTCTCAAAATTGCGCACATCAATGAGATGGGATCTTTGAGTTAAGTTCTTGGCACCATCACGTGTGAAGGGGCACGGCGCGGTCGTTCGTGCCTGAGATACGATCGGCGCGCGCGACAGCACGTGTCCTGTGTCGCGTGCCGACTTCAGACAACTTAGCGCAGCCATTAGTAGCCCAGCAACAAAGAATTTGTCCCTACAAGCGTTCTTTCTAGATTTAGATTAGAGAGtgttgaaaagaaataaaattaagcttgTTTGAGAGTGCCGCAAGCAGCTGCATgcataatgtttaaaaataaatttcctattttagattttaatacgATTTATATCTTAACACAAAGGTGATATTATAAAAAGGAGTGATATATCATCTTATCCAGTCTTAGTAACAATAGTTAGACCAAAATTTTCATTAAGAACTCTTTTCTTAATGGAAACTGTTGGTCTTTCTCAAGTTATGCCTTATCAGATTGTCATACTTTACTAAAATCATAATGCCATTAAAACATATCTACGTCTGTTTATGAGACAGTCTGATAAATTTCAAGACGTACGTATTTATGTTCAGATTTGataaccaaatattttaaagaaagtaaaacGAAGGAGGAGCATATATAAATCCTACTTACTGAACCTACAAACCTCCATAAGGCTTCCAtgtttagtttcaattttatgTGCAATCAAATAAATAGACAGCAAAGCCGCATGACAAGTAGTAGGCACAGTTAGTGATACATCTACAATAAGCATCCTCGTCAAACCAGTGCTAATGAATGCTGTTAAAAGGAGCAGCTTCGCGCAACACGCAACTATTTATTACAGAGAATATGGTTACCTACATATTTCGCACAATTTTCTAGAAATAAGCAACTTAGAATAGGCCTAGAATGCTTGAATAGAGATATAAAAAGTTTAACCCGTTTTCAATTGAAGCTTTATagttataaaagaataaaatgcaAATCTCTTGTAAGAGCGGAGGGCGGTCACAACTTTACAGTAGTCGACAGACATTTTCGTAGaactataaaattcaaatattgaatGCAACATTGTGTTGAAGATAAAGTCGTTtacaataatatgaaatattcataaaaggGAATCGACGGTGGCCACCGGAATCGCGAGCCGCGGatgagaaaaaaacaaagtgaaCAATCGACTAGCGAACATCGGTCATGGGACAAGTCCAACAGTCAACATATATATTAAACATCGCAATGTCTTTATAAGGAACGTCCTTGGAACGCTTTGGTATAGGGAAGAGCTCGTACTCGATCAATATCGGCATCTTTTGTATCTTGTTCCGATCCTACTTATTGAGCGAATAGTTTAAGATTTTATCTCGCGCTCGGCATCGCGACACAAATGAAATATTGCCGAGACGGCTCGCTTCTCATGAAATATGTAATCTGATTaagtattacaataaatgaGTCACGTTGGAAACTTAAAGAGCGCAACGACCATAAAATGGATAACTAATGTAGATCATGAAAAAACTGCGCAGTCGTATAAATATGATACGCTTAGGgtttttgaaaagaaataataaaattatttatttgtttcttggtAAAATGGCGGCTGTCACAaccgtatattattttaatcaggtaattaatttattatgatagaGGGCCTTTCTTAGTTTCTTACGGCGCGAGCAAGGTAAGTACACAATTACCTATATTTATGCAAATTCTATTCATTCAAGTAAAGGTATTAAATGTTTCGCAtttatcgtttattttattacctctaTATTAGTAGGTAAGGTAGAAATGTCGGTGTAAAGTAAGGTGTCCTACATGTCGTGTTTGGTATTTAAATGTAcctattttatgttattaccaACAAGTTAGTTTCACTTTAACATTGGACATCGCGGTAGTATTTTGTCCTTATTCGTTTGTTAATGATATCAAACAATCTGTAAGATAGACAATATAAATTGTAACGGTCTTTTTTCACCATTTCTTACACGAATTTCGCCAAATATGAATAAAGATAATGTCTATAAAAAGGAAACAATGTGAGTGGGATCTTGATAAACTCAATGTACGGAGATAGTGATGACTGCCACTACaataaagacttaaaaaaaacgtagataatacaaatattttagcgcgtttaaatgtaacaaaaacattgtttgtgAGGCAAACTTATCATACATCAATTTGGAGGAtaataaaagagaaatgtaaataaacaggtGGACAAAGATAGTTAGGTAACAATAATTATCCGAGTTGGATTGATGAATAGACTTTTGCAaggtaaaatcttttttattactaaCTAGGACACTTTCATTTGGAATGGAAAGTTAAAGTTGACAAAGGCAACCTTTCATCTGTTTCAACTAAAAGGAGAGAGATTTTCTCCAGTTTATTTATAGTTTCGCTTATTGACGGTATATAATTAAAGGTTTACCGTTTATGACAAGATCcgtatcaaaatatatttgtccaACAGCCAAGTAAATTATTAGGTAATCAATAACAACGATATAAAactaatgatttattaaagttaatgaCGCTATAAAGTTAATTAAGCCAACAAATTTTGTTGGTAATAGATGTAGGTAAGCTTTCATAGCAAATCTTCATCAAGTGAAAAGTAACGGAAAGTTCATACGCTGATAACATTGGAGCTTTTGACGTAATAAATGAAGacattattattgtaactaGGAATACAAACACGAACTGTCTCAATATGTCAAgcttaatataaatgtttatgactTGAAATAACTCAAACAATTATTACTAGCGGGAATTAACGGCTCTAGACAGAGTAAATTACCCTCGGCACAAAATCCAAATTTGTTCACAATATTTATGTTGACTCGTAAAATGGGGTTAACTAGGATCAATAAATAGTAATATGTTGATTTCTCCGCTCGCAAAACCTTCCTTTTATGGGAAAACGCAATTTTGAAAGGCGAGTAGTCATAAAAAAGTGATATTGGCAACTATTATGGAAAGAATATTCTGTTAACAGATCGTAAATCAGAAGATGCTCGAGATAAGGGCACATCCGGTGGATTCACGAAGCACAATCGATTTGGACTCATTATACGGCTATTGGCTGGCGCCGGTTATGGACATTCGATGCGCAATTTGTGTATTATTTGCATCGGGATTCAGCGGGACTGTGATCACGCGGAGGCTTTCTCAATATGAAAACAAACGAAGAGTCTGACTTACCGAAATCAGTACGATGTCTAGAAGCGACAACGGTACtttgaaaacacatttttataatataatttaaaatataataccatAGAAGcagtatataaattataaatcataatacaCAACTGAATTTTATAGCTATCTAATAgtttagaattataatattaataagtgtGTCTGGGTTAATAATCACATAAATGCTATCGATAAATCACCGAGACCACGTTATTTTATTGATAGGTTTCCATTAACATATTGCAAAGAACATCCAGCAACTGTTTTTATTCGCGGTCAGTAAATGAGTAGGCGTGCTCTCCAATTTGTTGACGTTAAGGTCCTGATTGTATGTTTGTACGGGATCCTCGAGAACGCGAAATATCCGCCGAGGTGGGCGGTTCTCGAATGGCATTTGTTAAACTTATTGAGTCCCTTGTTATTATAACACGATCAATATTTGTTCGAACAATAATATACGCAAatcgttttattcaaatacacaAGAAGTTTGGTTTAAATCAACGTTATGTAAATCGATATGTTATTGAGTAAGGCTATCTTACCAAGCCAATGCAATTTAGCAATCAAATAAATTGCGATATAGGCATATAATTTCACATTTCCCGGCCGTCTGTACAGGATATTACTTGagacttaaaaatacataatatacataattatttccgCAATGGAAATATATTTGGTTCCTTGAAGAATAAATATCGCTCTCGAAACTTTGGGATTAGCCattattaatagttataattattttcaagagAATAGAAGACTTATTAGCCATCTAACGCTCGCGCCAGTAACAAATCTTTAGTTTAATTACAATTTGTGACAGCTCTAAACCCAATACCTATACAAGCAttagtttaaatagttttaaatcatCGTATTTATAATGTACATAATTCATATTGAGATCGGATGATTTGGTACTCGCGTGAAATGTCGGAAGTGATCAAAGCGGGATCACGAAGCGCAGACGCGCGCTAACAATCCGCTAATAGACGATCGTGTTCGTGACCCCGCCTCCCGACCACAATAATAATGTCCGAACTGACGGATACTATTATTGCCTCTTGGTCGTTTACACAGCAACACCCACGTGTAGCCGCATAGCTAATATGATTTGCGACATAGTGTTTGAGATCAAATCTTAGGCGCACCACTCGCGagacagtaaataaataatgattggaaattcaaattattttaaatgggtATGACCAGTGAGCGGATGATATcgataatattattcataactGCTAAAGTAAATAACAAGCGCAAGTTATAAATACTCCATGTGCATAAGAATAAATATAAGACCAAGTTATGAAATGCACGCCGCTGTGGATACAAACAAAGTAAACGGTTTCCAGCTCTCAGCACAATCATCGATTTGCCGTGTGAAAACACTTCTTTACAAAACCATATTCTTTAAGTTTTGTGCCCAGCATATTTTTACTTACTCAAAAGTAATGACGCATTTCTTGCACTACTTAATTTCCAATACAGAGTAATAGATTGACACTTAAGTAAACACCGTTAAGATTACTAGATTTATAGGTTCCTAGGAAATTCCTtcaatcaataataaattacatatttcctTTACATTTACTGACCACAAAGTTGCATCGAGATTCAACACAcggttgataaaaaatatgactattACGTACGCCTCAAGTGATAAAAATACAGACACGCCTTATCAATGCATGCGAGACAAGAACGCAATATTAAGGCTCCGGGCTATACaagaaatattaacataatatttcagTTGTTGTTACAAACTGGTAGCATAGTCTACATACCCTTAATCTCTGATCGGCGACTGTCCACACGCGACTCGCGAAGTCATTCGAAGCTCCTACGATGTACGCTCCCGTCGCATCGAAGTCTACTGACATGACGCCAGCGTTAGAACCGACTAATGTACCCCTGCTTTCGACCATACctgtaaatttataaaagaactgttaattaattttgaaaattcgaCCAAAAGGTTAAACAgatcagttttaaataatttcttttcatgtttttattgaaaattaggTATTTGGCTAAAAATCTTACAAGTCCGCCAGGCAGATTTCTAAAAGAAATCggaatcgtatttttttttcatagcgTAAACTATGTATGAGGTTGATATAGTAAGTTGAAATTTTGTGACGTAACTTATCATTACACTTTTTACCAACAAGTGACGTAACTGACGCCCTCAATTCATTTTACTAGGTATCTTTGATACGTTTTTCCTTCCtattttcattgatttaatagaattaataaaattgaaaatacacTCAAATGTTTTTTAGAAACCTAcctgtttttaaaaaacatttcagtgtatttttttttagtcaagTACAATATTATTCTCTGTCCGTTTTAAGAAGAATCTTTTGACAGATTATAGCAATGACGTGACGACAATGACGACGTTAAAGTGACGTCGTTAGTtcgatttaatttgaaataaaaaagctggAGTGAAAAAACATGTAGGTACGTATTTGCCAAGGTTTCCGTACAATAATTAGGTATGTTATAGGAAAATCCATATTACCATGTGAGATAGTGTATCCTATCAATAAAGCAatccattttaatatcattGTCTTCGTAGCAATAAAATTTGCGTATACGCGTCACAggaaaatctgtttatttcatGAGTCATAACGACAAATCTtcagttaacaaaataaatttcgtaCCTATAGTACGAACAACGGTTTATTCATTAACAACAGAAGTTCTCACGGCACTTCGTTACTTTTACATGGACTGCTACAGTTAGCTTTCAGTTTATCCCACCTAACTGGATATTATGCAAGCTTAAAATCTAGACAGGATTTGAATTGAAGAAACAATTAAGCAGCAACACGATAAGGACATGTAGTAGACTCGAACCCAGGCGTAGACGTCAGCAAGGAAAGATAGCACCAACTGGTTTTGATTATTTAggggtaaaatatttatagctatcGGCTTGGCAGGCGTCGACCGGAAAGCGACTGGCGACATGTTGGAAGCTTATAACTTTATGCATGCGGAAAATCTTTATTAGCAGTAAAACGGCATTCTCGCAATACAAGTACGATTCAAACCGCGAGAATAGCACtgttgacattaaaataaagaagattACAACACAAGAACACGTGTCTCTGTTTTGCATGAATGGCCACGCaaaccatattatttttatagttatgaATGATATTTGAAGCTAAAGTAagatattaaatactttttggaaacCACACTttgattaatacatttttttgtcacagggcagaaaatatttgtttgattttaatagcTATTAGCTAGTTACCCCTGCAAAATGGGAATTATGAGGTTATTCATAGGAGCGATGTATGCAGATTGCTTACTTTTAGTAACATCCCACAATTTGACTTTTCTATCGGCACCGCCTGTCGCCACGATTCTGTCCGTCGGACTCCATTTCACAGCATTGACTTCGCCATCATGAGCATCCTGATAATAAAACGCAAtcaaatttgaaaaatgaaatagtgaaataaatattgctaGGTAAGTgaattaaactgtttaaaatttgCACCTGTCCTGAATGCGATCGTTATAGAAtcatgcaaaattaaaacaaaagaattgatGTAGATATTAAAAGAAGCACTTATGTATGAAGAGTTCTCCGCAGTATAAACATAAACAGCTCGAGTCATAAAACTATACTAAATATTCAAAGTTAAAAGCATCCCGTTCGGAATCGTTTTCGACACGGCTTTGCCAGACTAAGTGCCAGGGTGAGTAAAGTCGATCATAAAACAAGTTTACGTAATAAcggaaaatatatttgttcgTCGGACTTTTTATAAGGAATTATCCTATCTAGTTAAATGTATAGTCGAAATTTAACaagttatccaaaaaatatttaaagtggtaaaacaaaatgttcaaaatcaaattcactATAGATATAGCCATGAAGGTTTCATTTGAATtctcaattcaatttaaaaaaagtttaagtgataaaaatataaggaGGTAAA
This sequence is a window from Trichoplusia ni isolate ovarian cell line Hi5 chromosome 8, tn1, whole genome shotgun sequence. Protein-coding genes within it:
- the LOC113496718 gene encoding uncharacterized protein LOC113496718, coding for MLPRPLSESTMRLLLSIVLVACAAEAAKKFEGTLRSAVDAPPQDNLAIESGSPEPAVVAAPEGYQNPGAPPPTEPAAEEPEETAPAAIPETASGGVPPSAPSGASAPSAPANSLEECDPEMIGFELVTGYVFSAPSHILDDIPGTLMLTDCLEQCQANDTCRAVNYETGLCVLFSSDADQLPGALTKSQFPVFTIYAQKSCLGVRPCERAWCFDRVRGYHLKGHGNKTHVVGSRQMCLDLCLGENEFVCRSANYNNKTGECVLSNMDRITLAGTSFFQPNEDTDYLENNCVEEPTKLCEFKKMGGRILKTVDSVYQDVQTVEECRELCLNSPFRCHSYDHGDTGDHVCRLSHHSRATLADIQDPYLEVPEAATYELSSCYNVSIDCRAGDMVAKIQTSKLFDGKIYAKGSPNSCVFDVKQSLEFELHMGYNNLECNVKQNGLGRYLNDVVIQHHDTIVTSSDLGLAVTCQYDLTNKTVANEVDLGIHGDIKTGISEEVIVDSPNVAMRITDRNGDDTIVSAEVGDPLALRFEIMDPNSPFEIFVRELVAMDGVDSSEITLIDSHGCPTEHFIMGPLFKSANSGKMLLSNFDAFKFPSSEVVQFRALVTPCMPTCEPVQCDGGPNDLRSVMSYGRRKRRSTPAAPTDDMLLVQTIQITDKFGFDKQRAKNVTEDSVYVRETEVTCVNAAGAMLAAAAFLAAQLVVLAAWTCSWQRRRAAAKAAELLPGPNAPSALCKVYDASFSRAHQRHF